The Brachyspira hyodysenteriae ATCC 27164 genome includes a window with the following:
- a CDS encoding MATE family efflux transporter produces the protein MNQNDKKIDIFENYPVYKALITLALPTILGMLVNVFYNMVDTFFVGQTNDPNQVAAVSLTMPIYLVLMSFGSIYGIGGASYISRSLGARNYDKAKQVSSFAFFASVITGFVCMIVFLVFLNNILKLSGASQNTYKFAKDYLLIVAFGAIFVVCQMSLGQIVRSEGSSKEAMIGMMLGTIINIILDPIMILYMNMGVAGAALATIIGNASSTLYYIWHIAKKSTFLSIRFKDFALSKDILNNVFSIGFPVFMNNVLISIANILINNFASRYNDNVVAGLGVSQRIFMLVLLVFIGLGQGVQPFIGYNYASKNYKRMNASIKLSCLFSFVSGIIFLIFAFIFSKELIAIFIKNDEVIEYGSKFLIAAYSVAPIIGFQFVFISTFQALGKALPSLILSVCRQGIAFVPAIYFGTKFFGINGIIWSQPIADVVSILLSAIMYIYIYRTTKKKNMMENEINS, from the coding sequence ATGAATCAGAACGATAAGAAAATAGATATATTTGAAAATTATCCGGTATATAAAGCATTAATAACATTGGCGCTTCCAACCATATTAGGAATGCTTGTTAACGTATTCTATAATATGGTAGATACTTTTTTTGTAGGACAAACTAATGATCCTAATCAGGTAGCTGCCGTTTCTTTGACTATGCCTATTTATTTGGTTCTTATGTCCTTTGGTTCTATATACGGAATAGGCGGAGCTTCTTATATATCAAGAAGTTTAGGTGCTAGAAATTATGATAAGGCAAAGCAGGTTTCATCTTTTGCTTTTTTTGCAAGCGTAATTACAGGATTTGTTTGCATGATAGTTTTTTTGGTATTCTTAAATAATATACTAAAATTATCAGGAGCAAGCCAAAACACATATAAATTTGCCAAAGACTATTTACTTATAGTGGCATTCGGGGCAATATTTGTAGTTTGTCAAATGTCATTGGGGCAAATAGTACGTTCCGAAGGTTCTTCAAAAGAAGCTATGATAGGTATGATGCTTGGTACTATAATCAATATTATATTAGATCCAATAATGATATTATATATGAATATGGGGGTGGCAGGTGCTGCTCTTGCTACTATTATAGGAAATGCTTCTTCTACATTATATTATATTTGGCATATAGCTAAAAAAAGCACTTTCCTTTCAATAAGATTCAAAGATTTTGCATTATCAAAAGATATATTAAATAATGTATTTTCAATAGGCTTCCCTGTGTTTATGAATAATGTATTAATAAGCATAGCAAATATTTTAATAAATAACTTTGCCTCAAGATATAATGATAATGTAGTAGCAGGACTTGGGGTTTCGCAAAGAATATTCATGCTTGTTCTTTTGGTATTCATAGGGTTAGGGCAGGGAGTACAACCTTTTATAGGATATAATTATGCCTCCAAAAACTATAAAAGAATGAATGCTTCAATAAAACTTTCATGCCTATTTAGTTTTGTATCAGGAATAATATTTTTAATTTTTGCTTTTATATTCTCAAAAGAGCTTATAGCAATATTTATAAAAAATGATGAGGTTATAGAATACGGTTCTAAATTTTTAATAGCGGCATATTCAGTAGCTCCTATTATAGGATTTCAATTCGTATTCATATCAACATTTCAGGCATTAGGAAAAGCATTGCCTTCTTTGATATTATCTGTATGCAGACAGGGAATAGCATTCGTACCTGCAATATATTTCGGTACAAAATTTTTTGGAATTAATGGGATAATATGGTCACAGCCTATAGCAGATGTTGTTTCTATACTATTGTCAGCAATAATGTATATCTATATTTATAGAACAACAAAGAAGAAAAATATGATGGAAAATGAGATTAATTCATAA
- a CDS encoding MATE family efflux transporter, whose amino-acid sequence MNNDVVSNPLYYEKPYKLLFKYATPSIISMLVGSLYNIVDQIFIGQGIGINGNAATNVAFPLTIICMSIALFHGFGSASMYSILLGQGNNKRAATFIGNAVVSALALGFIFTLIVKLFNKNFMVMFGSTKEVLPYAIEYTNITAFGFIPFIFSTMMSHIIRADGSPKYSMMSVLTGAIVNTILDPVLIFKFDMGISGAALATIIGQFISFAIVFRYLFRFKHITFEKDNFKVDPKNILKIFSLGSSSGFNQLAMMAVQITMNNVLSYYGTNSIYGGNIPLAVAGIISKVNMLVMAFIIGTSQGSQPIIGFNYGAQNYDRVIKTYKLTITITTIMAFIAFLLFQLFPRQIVGIFGDGSELYFHFAEEYMRIYMALMVINGIQPVTGTFFTSLGKAFKGAFISMTRQIIFLLPLIIILPRILGIDGVMYAGPVADGAALIVTVILVSREIKKLKILEKNKSN is encoded by the coding sequence ATGAATAATGATGTAGTTTCTAATCCTCTATACTATGAGAAACCATATAAACTTCTTTTTAAATATGCCACTCCAAGTATTATATCAATGCTTGTAGGTTCTTTATATAATATAGTAGATCAAATATTTATAGGTCAGGGAATAGGTATTAATGGAAACGCCGCCACTAATGTTGCTTTTCCTCTTACTATAATTTGTATGTCTATAGCATTGTTTCATGGATTTGGAAGTGCCTCAATGTACAGCATATTATTAGGACAAGGTAATAATAAAAGAGCTGCTACTTTTATAGGAAATGCTGTAGTATCTGCTTTGGCATTGGGTTTTATATTTACACTGATAGTAAAACTGTTTAATAAAAATTTTATGGTTATGTTCGGCTCTACAAAAGAGGTTTTGCCTTATGCAATAGAATATACAAATATAACAGCGTTCGGATTTATACCATTTATATTTTCTACAATGATGAGCCATATAATAAGAGCAGACGGAAGCCCTAAATATTCTATGATGTCAGTTCTTACAGGTGCCATTGTCAATACTATATTAGACCCTGTTTTAATATTTAAATTTGATATGGGTATATCAGGTGCGGCACTTGCAACAATAATAGGACAGTTCATTTCATTTGCTATAGTTTTCAGATATTTATTCAGATTCAAACATATAACTTTTGAAAAAGATAATTTTAAAGTTGATCCTAAAAACATATTGAAAATATTTTCTTTAGGTTCATCATCAGGTTTTAATCAATTAGCAATGATGGCAGTTCAAATTACCATGAATAATGTACTTAGCTATTATGGTACTAATTCGATATACGGAGGAAATATTCCTTTGGCTGTAGCAGGTATTATTTCAAAAGTCAATATGCTTGTAATGGCTTTTATAATAGGTACATCTCAAGGCAGTCAGCCTATAATAGGATTTAATTATGGGGCTCAGAATTATGACAGAGTTATAAAAACATATAAGCTTACTATAACAATAACAACAATCATGGCTTTTATAGCTTTTCTTTTATTTCAATTATTCCCAAGACAGATTGTAGGAATATTTGGGGACGGAAGCGAATTGTATTTTCATTTTGCTGAAGAATACATGAGAATATATATGGCATTAATGGTAATAAATGGTATTCAGCCTGTAACTGGTACATTCTTTACTTCTTTAGGAAAAGCATTCAAAGGTGCATTTATATCTATGACAAGACAGATTATATTTTTGCTTCCTCTTATAATAATACTTCCTAGAATATTAGGTATAGACGGAGTAATGTATGCAGGACCTGTTGCTGACGGAGCTGCTTTAATAGTTACTGTTATATTGGTAAGCAGAGAAATAAAAAAATTAAAAATACTTGAAAAGAATAAAAGTAATTGA
- the plsY gene encoding glycerol-3-phosphate 1-O-acyltransferase PlsY, with the protein MLVKIIVSILVSYIIGAIPFSFIIGKINGHDVRKEGSGNPGASNVLRVCGKKAGIAAYICDIGKGMVAVIVPAFILSSIISTHSYILVACAVASILGHVFSIFLGFKGGKGVATSAGSMFMLAPVSLIITMVFFFIGLFASRKTVAIGSTFGAIAFPIVLSFLYFKANFLYRIFFNINYIILLPIAILLAIFIVIKHIPNYKRMLKGEENSFSKK; encoded by the coding sequence ATGTTAGTAAAAATTATAGTAAGCATACTCGTTTCATATATAATCGGAGCAATACCATTTTCATTTATAATAGGAAAAATAAATGGACATGATGTTAGAAAAGAAGGAAGCGGTAATCCTGGAGCCAGCAATGTACTTCGCGTATGCGGTAAAAAAGCAGGAATTGCTGCTTATATTTGCGATATAGGTAAAGGTATGGTTGCTGTTATTGTACCTGCATTTATATTATCAAGCATTATTTCTACTCATAGCTATATATTAGTGGCATGTGCTGTTGCCTCTATACTTGGGCATGTATTTTCTATATTCTTAGGTTTTAAAGGCGGTAAAGGTGTTGCTACTAGTGCCGGTTCTATGTTTATGCTTGCACCTGTAAGTTTAATTATTACTATGGTATTTTTCTTTATTGGTTTATTTGCATCAAGAAAAACTGTTGCTATAGGATCTACTTTTGGAGCTATTGCTTTTCCTATAGTTTTAAGTTTCTTATATTTCAAAGCTAACTTTTTATACAGAATATTTTTTAATATAAACTATATTATTCTTCTTCCTATAGCTATACTTCTTGCTATATTCATAGTAATAAAACATATACCTAATTATAAAAGAATGCTTAAAGGCGAAGAAAATAGTTTTTCAAAAAAATAA
- a CDS encoding MATE family efflux transporter produces MSVSSNPLYYEKIHRLLFKYGTPSIISMLVGSLYNIVDQIFIGQGVGINGNAATNVAFPLTIICIFISLFLGVGGASLYSILLGKGENKHASVIIGNSITLSFVFGIILSIVVKIFNTKLMIAFGSTKEVLDYAVIYTDITSFGFTAYIFSMVMSYTIRADGSPKYSMASVLSGAIVNTILDPLFIFVFKMGIAGAALATVIGQYVSFFIAFAYVFKFKNIQFEKQSFMPEFKSILKIFALGASAGFSNLSMMILQIVMNNVLSYYGSNSIYGGNIPLAVSGIVAKVNMLVMSFVIGASQGSQPIIGFNYGAKNYDRVIETYKYTIIITSAITFIAFLLFQFFPRQIVSIFGDGSELYFQFSEKYMRIFMMLMIINAAQPVTGTFFSSLGKAFKGAFLAVTRQTLFLLPLIIILPRIFGIDGVMYAGPIADGAALLVTIIMVAIEIKHLKSLQDNTK; encoded by the coding sequence ATGTCTGTTTCATCTAATCCTTTGTATTATGAAAAGATACATAGGCTTCTTTTTAAATATGGAACTCCAAGTATTATATCAATGCTTGTGGGTTCTCTTTATAATATAGTAGATCAAATATTTATAGGTCAGGGAGTGGGAATCAATGGGAATGCCGCAACTAATGTGGCTTTCCCTCTCACCATAATATGCATATTTATATCATTGTTCCTAGGTGTTGGAGGAGCTTCTCTTTACAGCATACTGCTAGGAAAAGGTGAAAATAAACATGCTTCTGTTATCATAGGAAACAGTATTACTTTATCCTTTGTATTCGGTATAATATTATCAATAGTAGTAAAGATATTTAATACAAAATTGATGATAGCATTCGGATCTACAAAAGAGGTTTTGGATTATGCTGTAATATATACCGATATAACTTCTTTCGGATTTACAGCTTATATATTTTCTATGGTTATGAGCTATACTATAAGAGCAGATGGAAGTCCAAAATATTCTATGGCTTCAGTTTTAAGCGGTGCTATTGTTAATACTATTTTAGACCCTTTATTTATATTCGTATTTAAAATGGGTATTGCAGGTGCTGCACTTGCCACTGTAATAGGACAGTATGTATCTTTCTTTATAGCTTTCGCCTATGTATTTAAATTTAAAAATATTCAATTTGAAAAACAAAGCTTTATGCCTGAATTCAAATCAATATTAAAAATATTTGCATTAGGTGCTTCCGCAGGATTCAGTAACTTATCTATGATGATTCTTCAAATTGTTATGAATAATGTACTTAGCTATTATGGAAGTAATTCTATATACGGCGGCAATATACCTTTAGCAGTTTCTGGAATAGTAGCTAAAGTTAATATGCTTGTAATGTCATTCGTAATAGGAGCTTCTCAAGGCAGTCAGCCTATAATAGGTTTTAATTACGGAGCTAAAAATTATGACAGAGTTATTGAAACATATAAATACACTATCATAATAACAAGTGCTATAACATTCATTGCATTTTTATTATTTCAATTCTTCCCTAGACAAATTGTCTCTATATTCGGAGACGGAAGCGAACTTTATTTTCAGTTCTCTGAAAAGTACATGCGAATATTTATGATGCTTATGATAATAAATGCCGCTCAGCCTGTAACTGGTACATTCTTTAGTTCTTTAGGAAAAGCATTTAAAGGAGCATTTCTTGCTGTAACTAGGCAGACTTTATTTCTTCTTCCTCTTATAATAATACTGCCTAGGATATTCGGTATAGACGGAGTAATGTATGCTGGTCCTATTGCTGACGGAGCTGCTTTGCTAGTTACTATTATAATGGTAGCTATAGAAATAAAGCATTTAAAAAGCCTTCAGGATAATACTAAATAA
- a CDS encoding PD-(D/E)XK nuclease family protein, translated as MQELFLFPNYKAKNNYLKNNFKKYTLDITNYQTLHQYYKSSKERFFENYRIENNVQDIDESIAIINIHNILFQYKEKNKEALISKQNTTYELAYTLYKLIEEITLAKFYGFRLDEYDNLKDINTIINLYKEYNKENNLLDEFDIFELFIKSIENNELEFLNTYESIKIYNFEKIPPLHLIFLESLKKHYNKNIKIIMPYSMDKHFNNYKSFFQGIDNFEVSQNSNFAKALIGENKDIKKYKDKIKFISGFGAKQETDTVIDEIIKLIDSGVNPYDIGIIFSDIQLYSDIVSNRLKECQIKFNERRANFIWRVPIIPVLTSIFLILDKYNGEIDVDALIKILSSSYIKLEGINPYNIRDLIYSYEDYNSIEIFSKMSFKDFKNRISKKFQNNDASKSISDLLDLLNILVSKKSYKEIGLAYINILKFLNIENTENIKDTDNIDNNKNEYFYRDNEALALFINLILEIAYTEKLENIQNQEISHFDFHAALNTILRDKSIGEDNDRDISLTVSNLYDARGLKLKHIFILGLNNDFINRRPNAFFISAKLREEINRKNKKIIFNTQSYLSDIHYALFLNILSCCYEDSNIYFSFRFKDEKGNLEIPFYYIENLYRELYNEDFKFESLEKNGLIYRKEYIQREDNIHTDKENLMSLFLYNTIAYKIDNAENIIDTVYHKQNKNMHHDFNNNEDIKNFFLNILKEKVSVTTLQAIMECPAKFFYSKLYSKESVESKIQGINYMDRGRAYHKFFQDFYKEVKNKYSDEGCHLIESEFNNYCNIANQVVENHINDLINMYSSKDLEEKYVLEYKFDFNVIKEEALNVMSSFIKKEIITNKIKEEDEGCFYIPTSFEKYIGSNYKEDFIIYQNKDLSIKIKGIADRIDFSYSDKEHKNINGIRIVDYKSSYKIEEAKGETQKDIIRETIRIYLQPILYLKYILNEYIKKNISEKIKYCEVVFTVYKEKDVINESQEINQMYNDRDRLLSICGYIDSEYNLNDYFDEVFNKILEGELVYISNSTNCENCYNAPYCEKVYKKDDDEN; from the coding sequence ATGCAAGAATTATTTTTATTTCCAAATTATAAAGCAAAAAATAATTATCTGAAAAATAATTTTAAAAAATATACTTTGGATATAACTAATTATCAAACACTTCATCAGTATTATAAAAGCAGTAAAGAAAGATTTTTTGAGAATTATAGAATAGAAAATAATGTTCAGGATATAGATGAATCAATAGCTATAATCAATATTCACAATATATTATTTCAATATAAAGAAAAAAATAAAGAGGCATTAATATCAAAACAAAATACAACTTATGAATTAGCATATACTTTATATAAACTCATAGAAGAAATAACATTAGCTAAATTTTATGGATTTAGATTAGATGAATATGATAATTTAAAAGATATAAATACAATAATAAATCTATATAAAGAATACAATAAAGAAAATAATCTATTAGATGAATTTGATATATTTGAACTTTTTATAAAATCAATAGAAAACAATGAATTAGAATTTTTAAATACTTATGAATCTATAAAAATTTATAATTTTGAAAAAATCCCTCCTTTGCATTTAATATTTCTTGAATCTCTAAAAAAACATTATAATAAAAATATAAAAATTATAATGCCTTATAGTATGGATAAGCATTTTAATAATTATAAATCATTCTTCCAAGGCATTGATAATTTTGAAGTCAGTCAAAACTCCAACTTTGCAAAAGCTTTGATTGGAGAAAATAAAGATATAAAAAAATATAAAGATAAAATAAAGTTTATATCTGGATTCGGTGCTAAACAGGAAACTGATACAGTAATTGATGAAATAATTAAACTTATAGACAGCGGAGTTAATCCTTATGATATAGGAATAATATTTTCTGATATTCAATTATACAGCGATATTGTTTCAAATAGATTAAAAGAATGCCAAATAAAATTTAATGAAAGAAGAGCCAACTTTATCTGGAGAGTACCTATAATACCTGTACTAACTTCTATATTTTTAATATTGGATAAATATAATGGAGAAATAGATGTTGATGCTTTAATAAAAATATTATCTTCTTCATATATAAAATTAGAAGGAATTAATCCTTATAATATAAGAGATTTGATTTACTCTTATGAAGATTATAATTCTATAGAAATATTTTCAAAAATGTCTTTCAAAGATTTTAAAAATAGAATTTCTAAAAAGTTTCAAAATAATGATGCCTCAAAATCAATATCAGATTTATTGGATTTATTGAATATACTTGTATCCAAAAAGAGCTATAAAGAAATAGGACTTGCATATATAAATATTTTAAAATTCCTAAATATAGAAAATACAGAAAATATAAAAGATACAGATAATATTGATAATAATAAAAATGAATATTTCTACAGAGATAATGAGGCATTAGCTTTATTTATTAATCTTATACTAGAAATAGCATATACAGAAAAATTAGAAAACATACAGAATCAGGAAATAAGCCACTTCGATTTTCATGCTGCTTTAAATACAATTTTAAGAGATAAGTCTATTGGAGAAGATAATGATAGGGATATATCTCTTACAGTGAGTAATTTATATGATGCAAGAGGATTAAAATTAAAACATATATTTATACTTGGGCTGAATAATGATTTTATAAACAGAAGACCTAATGCATTTTTTATAAGTGCAAAACTAAGAGAAGAAATAAATAGAAAAAATAAAAAAATAATCTTTAATACTCAGAGTTATTTATCAGATATTCATTATGCATTATTTTTAAATATATTATCATGCTGCTATGAGGATAGTAATATTTATTTCTCATTCAGATTCAAAGATGAAAAAGGAAATTTAGAAATTCCATTCTATTATATAGAAAATCTATACAGAGAATTGTATAATGAAGATTTCAAATTTGAAAGTTTAGAGAAAAACGGACTCATATACAGAAAAGAATATATACAAAGAGAAGATAATATTCATACAGATAAAGAAAATCTCATGAGCTTATTTTTATATAATACTATAGCATATAAAATTGATAATGCAGAAAATATTATAGATACAGTTTATCATAAACAGAATAAAAATATGCATCATGATTTTAATAATAATGAAGATATAAAAAATTTCTTTTTAAATATTTTAAAAGAAAAAGTATCCGTTACAACTTTGCAGGCTATAATGGAATGCCCAGCTAAATTTTTCTATTCAAAACTATATTCAAAAGAATCTGTTGAATCAAAAATACAGGGCATAAATTATATGGACAGAGGAAGAGCATATCATAAATTCTTCCAAGATTTTTATAAAGAAGTAAAAAATAAATATTCTGATGAAGGCTGCCATTTAATAGAAAGCGAATTTAATAATTACTGCAATATAGCAAATCAAGTCGTAGAAAACCATATAAATGATTTAATAAATATGTATTCATCTAAAGATTTAGAAGAAAAATATGTATTAGAATATAAATTCGATTTCAATGTTATAAAAGAAGAAGCATTGAATGTCATGTCATCTTTCATAAAAAAAGAAATAATAACTAATAAAATAAAAGAAGAAGATGAAGGATGTTTTTATATACCAACATCCTTTGAGAAATATATAGGAAGTAATTATAAAGAAGATTTTATAATTTATCAAAATAAAGATTTATCTATAAAAATAAAAGGTATAGCAGATAGGATCGATTTTAGTTATTCTGACAAAGAACATAAAAATATAAATGGAATTAGAATAGTAGATTATAAATCAAGCTATAAAATAGAAGAAGCTAAAGGTGAAACTCAAAAAGATATTATAAGAGAAACTATAAGAATATATTTGCAGCCAATTTTATATTTAAAATATATACTTAATGAATACATTAAAAAAAATATATCAGAAAAAATAAAATATTGTGAAGTAGTATTTACAGTATATAAAGAAAAAGATGTAATAAACGAATCTCAGGAAATAAATCAGATGTATAATGACAGAGACAGGCTCTTGTCTATATGCGGATATATTGACAGCGAATATAATTTAAATGACTATTTCGATGAAGTGTTTAATAAAATTTTAGAAGGAGAATTAGTTTATATATCAAACAGTACAAATTGCGAAAATTGCTATAATGCTCCTTATTGTGAAAAAGTTTATAAAAAAGATGATGATGAAAATTGA
- the hisF gene encoding imidazole glycerol phosphate synthase subunit HisF: protein MITKRIIPCLDVRDGRVVKGTNFEGLKDVDDPVELAKYYNNSLADELVFYDITASYEGRKLFVNVLEKVANEIFIPLTVGGGINTIKDFDMVLKSGADKVSVNSGAIKNPDLIREAAEKYGNQCVVLSIDIKRVNGKYSVFSKGGREDTGIDAIEWAVKGEKNGAGELVINSIDTDGVKNGFDIELLKEIANNVSIPLIASGGAGNMEHFKDVFQVKGVDAGLAASIFHFKEINIKELKEYLHKNKIEVRL, encoded by the coding sequence ATGATAACAAAGAGAATAATTCCATGTTTAGATGTAAGAGACGGAAGGGTTGTAAAGGGTACTAATTTTGAAGGATTAAAAGACGTTGATGATCCTGTTGAGCTTGCTAAATATTATAATAATTCTTTAGCTGATGAGCTTGTATTTTATGATATAACGGCTTCTTATGAGGGAAGAAAATTATTTGTAAATGTACTTGAGAAAGTAGCCAATGAAATATTTATACCTCTTACAGTCGGCGGCGGAATAAATACTATAAAAGATTTTGACATGGTTTTAAAATCCGGAGCTGATAAAGTAAGTGTAAATTCCGGAGCTATAAAGAATCCTGATTTAATAAGAGAAGCTGCCGAAAAATATGGAAATCAATGTGTTGTGCTTTCTATAGATATAAAAAGAGTTAATGGAAAATATTCTGTATTTTCTAAAGGCGGAAGAGAAGATACTGGAATCGATGCTATTGAATGGGCTGTAAAAGGAGAGAAGAACGGAGCAGGAGAGCTTGTAATAAATAGTATTGATACAGACGGAGTAAAAAACGGTTTTGATATAGAATTGCTTAAAGAAATAGCTAACAATGTTTCTATACCTTTAATCGCTTCAGGAGGTGCAGGAAACATGGAGCATTTCAAAGATGTATTTCAAGTTAAGGGTGTTGATGCTGGGCTTGCTGCTTCAATATTCCACTTTAAAGAAATAAATATTAAAGAATTAAAAGAGTATCTTCATAAAAATAAGATCGAAGTAAGACTTTAA
- a CDS encoding UDP-glucuronic acid decarboxylase family protein, whose translation MKRIIVTGGAGFLGSHLCERLLNEGNYVISIDNFFTGSKENIKHLLDNKNFESIRHDITEPIHIECDEIYNFACPASPIHYQRNPIHTFKTSVFGILNMLNLARNCNARILQASTSEVYGDPLEHPQRESYWGHVNPNGIRSCYDEGKRSAETLMMDYHREYNTDIKIIRIFNTYGPRMNEFDGRVVSNFIIQALKNMPITVYGDGSQTRSFCYCDDLIEGAVKMMNSENFIGPVNLGNTAEMTVLEFAQKIIEMTNSKSEIVYKDLPKDDPIKRQPNITLAKEKLNWHPEYKLEDGLKNTIEYFDNYLKRKSL comes from the coding sequence ATGAAAAGGATCATTGTAACAGGAGGAGCCGGTTTTCTAGGTTCTCATTTATGCGAAAGATTATTAAATGAAGGAAATTATGTAATATCTATAGATAATTTTTTTACAGGAAGCAAAGAAAACATTAAGCATTTATTAGATAATAAAAATTTTGAAAGCATAAGACATGACATAACAGAACCAATACATATAGAATGCGATGAAATTTATAATTTTGCCTGCCCTGCTTCGCCTATACATTATCAAAGAAATCCTATACATACTTTTAAAACAAGCGTTTTCGGTATACTCAATATGCTTAATTTAGCAAGAAACTGCAATGCTAGAATACTTCAGGCATCAACTAGCGAAGTTTATGGAGATCCTTTAGAACATCCTCAAAGAGAAAGCTATTGGGGACATGTTAATCCAAATGGTATAAGAAGCTGCTACGATGAGGGAAAAAGAAGTGCCGAAACTTTAATGATGGACTATCACAGAGAATATAACACAGATATAAAGATTATTAGAATATTTAATACTTATGGCCCTAGAATGAATGAATTTGATGGAAGAGTGGTTTCAAACTTTATTATACAGGCTCTAAAAAATATGCCGATAACAGTTTATGGAGATGGAAGCCAAACAAGAAGTTTCTGTTATTGTGATGATTTAATAGAAGGAGCAGTAAAAATGATGAACTCTGAAAACTTTATAGGACCTGTAAATTTGGGAAATACAGCAGAAATGACAGTTTTAGAATTTGCTCAAAAGATTATAGAAATGACAAATTCAAAGTCAGAAATTGTTTATAAAGATCTTCCTAAAGATGATCCTATAAAAAGACAGCCTAATATCACTTTAGCTAAAGAAAAACTTAATTGGCATCCTGAATATAAATTGGAAGACGGTTTAAAAAATACTATAGAATATTTCGACAATTATTTAAAAAGAAAATCATTATAG
- a CDS encoding PepSY-like domain-containing protein, whose amino-acid sequence MTNSLNLFIKITPSQLPQNIRTFLAANYRNSKIVYIDKIKDEYEIKLSNGIYINFDKNGSWNYISSDDKLSENILPKTIASKIKNIMKKYNNAYIFEINKRIEFYRVRLTNSLEIRIKNNGQLIMA is encoded by the coding sequence ATGACTAATTCATTAAACCTTTTTATTAAAATTACACCTAGCCAATTACCTCAAAATATTAGAACTTTTTTAGCTGCTAACTATAGAAATTCTAAAATCGTTTATATAGACAAAATTAAAGATGAATATGAAATAAAATTAAGCAACGGTATTTATATCAACTTTGACAAAAACGGTTCTTGGAATTATATAAGCAGCGATGACAAATTATCTGAAAATATACTTCCAAAAACTATAGCTAGCAAAATTAAAAACATAATGAAAAAATACAATAATGCTTATATATTTGAAATCAATAAAAGAATAGAATTCTACAGAGTAAGATTAACTAACTCTTTAGAAATTAGAATAAAAAATAACGGACAATTAATAATGGCATAA